In one Gemmatimonadota bacterium genomic region, the following are encoded:
- a CDS encoding carboxypeptidase-like regulatory domain-containing protein produces the protein MSLRRLQFLLCVLFLIAAKPLAAQTDVIRGKVINQDSVPIEGVRVTVTSISGAVNRQARTDKGGRFTVTFPNGEGDYFVTFNQIGYAQKRFEVKRTADQDILIADAKLSRSQELDAMRITGSRDRVDRNDANKDISGTEKAVNTSALAADQLGNLAAMAASLPGVTLIPGADGDPSGFSVLGLSADQSSTTLNGAAFGGGDLPRDAALSSSLNSSQWDVSSGGSSGGRFSVRTSGGSNFKIRSASLNLDSPALQWTDRAARALGQEYSNASLSGRFSGPVKLDESFYTFSYQLGRRSNELKTLLNTDALGLQTSGISADSVTRLTNILNQLKVPTTLGGIPSNRMSDQGLVLGTIDVAPTGSRSGTAWNLTYQGSWGKNTPVLNATGEFPAHSGDRTNWNGMVQGRHSTYFGFGVLSETQLSYSSAKNWGTPYLSLPSGSVLVNSAFADGTNGVKFVQFGGSAFLNASSRNGTAQFSNLLSWFSENNKHRIKLTTELRRDDYTQDQTTNLLGSFSFNSLADVQAGRPAVFSRNLSPRQREGAQYIGGIALGDSYRRTSDLQIQYGLRVDGNQYEGIPVRNTKLEETFGVRNDYVPNKVYLSPRVGFSWTYGTAQQIGGFEGAMRGPRAVVRGGIGVFQNTPQTQLVGNAIDNTGLPSAVQQVTCMGPAAPLPNWDAYSTSLANIPSACVDGSAGTVFANSAPNVTLFSKDYAAQRALRSVLSWSGSILNNTFQATFQGTYSRNMNQTGAGVDLNFSPVQRFALASEAGRPVYVQPTSIVPTSGAIASRDARVTSLYNRVSEMRSDLTSESQQLQASFSPVTFNTSWSWNLAYVYSNFREQYRGFSSTAGNPLDVTWGRSSMDAHHQVTYTVGYNFFDAVRVSWNGRVQSGSPFTPTIAGDVNGDGYSNDRAFIYNPATAPDPTVASAMRSLLAKSSANVRNCLQGQLGRIADRNSCEGPWTTTANMSISFNPLKLGLPQRATLSLAINNPLGAADLVLHGENNLKGWGQPATPDNQLLYVRGYDPTAQRFKYEVNQRFGNTSPATNAFRQPVVVTAMMRFDLGPAREKQQLVSQLNVGRRSAGNKMSEQILKMVYANAGGLVNPMATMLRQADSLGLTQKQADSLATLNRWYTVRLDSIWSPAAKLLAALPDKYDEDEAYRVYRRAREGTVDVLTKLAPGTKGLLSPEQRRKLPAIVASYLEPRYLAAIRSGTAGAGGSAFGGGGGMGMPVGDGGERHFIIMR, from the coding sequence GTGTCGTTGCGCCGCCTGCAGTTTCTGCTCTGCGTGTTATTCCTGATTGCCGCCAAGCCGCTCGCCGCCCAAACGGACGTGATCCGCGGCAAGGTGATCAACCAAGATTCGGTCCCGATCGAAGGGGTGCGGGTCACTGTCACGTCGATCTCTGGCGCGGTGAACCGGCAGGCCCGTACCGATAAGGGCGGCCGCTTTACCGTCACCTTTCCGAATGGCGAGGGCGACTATTTCGTCACCTTCAATCAGATCGGCTACGCGCAGAAGCGATTTGAGGTCAAGCGCACGGCGGATCAGGATATCCTGATCGCCGACGCCAAGTTGAGTCGCTCGCAGGAGCTCGACGCGATGCGCATTACCGGCTCTCGCGATCGTGTAGATCGCAACGATGCCAACAAAGACATCTCCGGGACGGAGAAGGCCGTCAACACGTCGGCGCTCGCGGCCGACCAACTCGGCAACTTGGCCGCGATGGCGGCGTCGCTTCCCGGCGTGACGCTCATTCCCGGCGCTGACGGCGATCCGTCGGGCTTCTCCGTGCTCGGCCTCTCCGCCGATCAGAGCAGCACGACGCTGAACGGCGCAGCGTTCGGCGGCGGCGACCTGCCGCGCGACGCGGCGCTCTCGAGTTCGCTCAACTCCTCGCAGTGGGACGTGAGCAGTGGCGGGTCGAGCGGTGGTCGGTTCAGCGTGCGCACGAGTGGTGGGTCGAACTTCAAAATTCGCTCGGCGTCACTCAATCTCGACTCGCCCGCGCTACAGTGGACCGACCGCGCGGCACGCGCGCTGGGGCAGGAATACAGCAACGCGTCGCTCAGCGGCCGTTTCTCTGGTCCGGTGAAGCTCGACGAATCGTTCTACACCTTCAGCTATCAGCTTGGGCGGCGGTCGAACGAACTCAAAACGTTGCTCAACACGGACGCGCTTGGTTTGCAAACGAGCGGCATCTCCGCCGACTCTGTGACACGACTCACGAATATTCTGAATCAGCTCAAGGTGCCGACCACGCTCGGGGGCATCCCGAGCAACCGTATGAGTGATCAGGGGCTAGTGCTGGGGACGATTGATGTGGCCCCAACGGGTTCGCGGAGCGGCACGGCGTGGAACCTTACGTATCAGGGCTCGTGGGGAAAGAACACGCCGGTGCTCAACGCCACGGGCGAGTTTCCGGCGCACAGCGGCGACCGCACCAACTGGAACGGCATGGTGCAGGGGCGCCACTCGACGTATTTCGGATTCGGGGTGCTCAGCGAAACACAGCTCTCTTACAGTTCGGCCAAGAACTGGGGGACGCCGTATCTGTCGTTGCCGAGCGGAAGTGTGCTCGTCAATTCGGCGTTTGCCGACGGCACCAATGGCGTGAAGTTCGTCCAGTTCGGCGGCAGCGCGTTTCTCAATGCATCGTCGCGCAATGGGACGGCGCAGTTCTCGAACCTGCTCAGTTGGTTTAGCGAGAACAACAAGCATCGCATTAAGCTCACCACCGAACTGCGCCGCGACGATTACACGCAGGACCAGACCACCAACCTGCTGGGTTCGTTCTCGTTCAACTCGCTGGCCGATGTGCAGGCCGGACGCCCCGCGGTGTTCAGTCGCAATCTGTCGCCGCGTCAGCGTGAAGGTGCGCAGTATATCGGTGGCATCGCGCTCGGTGATTCGTACCGCCGCACCAGTGACTTGCAGATTCAGTACGGTCTGCGCGTGGACGGCAATCAGTACGAAGGGATTCCCGTTCGGAATACGAAGCTCGAAGAGACGTTTGGCGTGCGCAACGATTACGTGCCGAACAAAGTCTACCTGAGTCCGCGCGTTGGTTTTTCGTGGACCTACGGCACGGCGCAGCAGATTGGGGGTTTTGAAGGTGCCATGCGCGGCCCGCGCGCGGTGGTGCGCGGCGGCATTGGCGTATTCCAGAACACCCCGCAGACGCAGTTGGTCGGCAACGCGATCGACAACACTGGTCTGCCAAGTGCGGTGCAGCAGGTGACGTGCATGGGACCTGCGGCGCCGTTGCCCAACTGGGACGCCTACAGCACGAGCTTGGCGAATATTCCGTCGGCGTGTGTTGACGGATCGGCCGGGACTGTGTTTGCCAACAGTGCGCCCAACGTGACGTTGTTTTCCAAAGATTATGCCGCGCAACGTGCGCTTCGCTCCGTGCTGTCGTGGAGCGGTTCGATTCTCAATAACACGTTTCAGGCCACGTTCCAGGGTACGTACTCGCGCAACATGAACCAGACCGGCGCTGGCGTGGATCTGAATTTTTCACCCGTGCAGCGGTTTGCGCTGGCCAGCGAAGCTGGGCGTCCCGTGTACGTACAGCCCACCAGCATTGTGCCAACCTCGGGCGCGATTGCCTCGCGCGACGCGCGGGTGACGAGTTTGTACAACCGCGTGTCAGAGATGCGGAGCGATCTCACCTCAGAGAGTCAGCAGTTGCAGGCGAGTTTCTCTCCAGTGACGTTCAATACCAGCTGGTCGTGGAACCTCGCGTACGTGTACTCGAACTTCCGCGAGCAGTATCGCGGCTTTTCGAGCACGGCCGGAAATCCGCTCGATGTGACGTGGGGGCGGTCGTCGATGGACGCGCATCATCAGGTGACGTACACGGTGGGCTACAACTTCTTTGACGCCGTGCGCGTGTCGTGGAACGGCCGCGTACAGTCGGGATCACCGTTCACGCCGACGATCGCGGGCGACGTCAACGGCGACGGCTATTCCAACGACCGTGCCTTCATCTACAATCCCGCCACGGCTCCCGATCCGACGGTGGCGAGCGCCATGCGGTCGTTGCTTGCCAAGAGCAGCGCCAATGTGCGCAACTGTCTGCAGGGGCAGCTTGGGCGCATTGCCGACCGCAACAGCTGCGAAGGTCCGTGGACGACCACAGCGAATATGTCGATCTCGTTTAACCCGCTCAAACTCGGGTTGCCGCAGCGCGCCACGCTCAGTTTGGCTATCAACAATCCGCTCGGTGCGGCGGATTTGGTGTTGCACGGCGAGAACAACCTGAAGGGATGGGGGCAGCCGGCGACGCCGGATAATCAGCTGCTGTACGTGCGTGGCTACGACCCGACGGCGCAGCGCTTCAAGTACGAAGTCAACCAGCGCTTTGGCAACACCAGCCCGGCCACCAACGCCTTCCGCCAGCCGGTGGTGGTGACGGCGATGATGCGCTTTGATCTTGGCCCGGCTCGCGAAAAACAACAGTTGGTGTCGCAGCTCAATGTTGGCCGCCGTTCGGCGGGGAACAAGATGAGCGAGCAGATTCTGAAAATGGTCTATGCGAATGCCGGCGGTCTCGTCAATCCAATGGCCACCATGCTACGCCAGGCGGATTCCCTGGGCCTCACGCAGAAGCAGGCCGACAGCCTCGCGACACTCAATCGTTGGTACACGGTGCGCCTCGACTCCATCTGGAGCCCGGCCGCCAAGTTGCTCGCTGCACTTCCGGACAAGTACGACGAAGATGAGGCGTACCGCGTGTACCGTCGGGCCCGCGAGGGAACGGTGGATGTGCTCACCAAGCTCGCCCCAGGTACCAAGGGACTTCTATCGCCGGAACAGCGCCGCAAGCTGCCAGCCATCGTGGCCAGTTATCTTGAACCGCGGTACCTCGCGGCGATCCGCAGCGGCACGGCGGGCGCTGGCGGCAGCGCGTTCGGCGGCGGTGGCGGCATGGGCATGCCCGTCGGCGACGGCGGCGAACGCCACTTCATCATCATGCGCTGA
- a CDS encoding pyridoxal-dependent decarboxylase has product MQTPNHKSDLTLDPANWDEFRAIAHRMVDDALDHMSTLSERAPWTPLPPAVRQALTTEPVPHTPQGIERVYAEFAERVLPYTNGNRHPRFFGWIQGNGTPLGMMADMLAAGMNAHLAGLDQAPKLVEMQVIAWLAELMGFPKDSSGLLVSGGSMANILALAVARHATCGFDVREAGLHNSPRLTVYTSSEIHSWAQKAVELFGMGNASLRRVPVNDDLRVNVDAMRTMIAADRAAGMRPICVIGSAGTVNSGAIDDLNALADLAASEKLWFHVDGAFGALAALSPALKPRVAGMERADSVAFDLHKWGYLPYEIACFLVRDAEAHRSTFAVTPTYLRDEGRGVIAGGLPFADRGPELTRGFKALKVWMTFKAEGVARIADVIEQNVAQAVAFAERLARIPHVVVVAPVSLNVVCWRAIPPNATDSEADDFNKELLLRIQEGGVAVPSGSQLGGRYIIRVACSNHRSTWADFETLLDGVARITREMLSERSA; this is encoded by the coding sequence ATGCAAACGCCCAACCACAAATCCGACCTCACGCTCGACCCCGCCAACTGGGACGAGTTTCGCGCCATCGCCCATCGCATGGTCGATGACGCACTCGACCACATGTCCACACTCAGTGAGCGCGCCCCGTGGACGCCGTTGCCGCCCGCCGTGCGTCAGGCGCTGACCACCGAGCCCGTGCCGCACACGCCGCAGGGCATTGAACGTGTGTACGCCGAGTTCGCCGAGCGCGTGCTGCCGTACACCAATGGCAATCGCCACCCGCGCTTCTTCGGTTGGATTCAAGGCAACGGCACGCCGCTCGGCATGATGGCCGACATGCTGGCCGCTGGCATGAACGCGCATCTCGCCGGGCTCGACCAAGCACCGAAGCTTGTGGAGATGCAGGTGATTGCCTGGCTCGCCGAGTTGATGGGATTCCCCAAAGATTCATCGGGGCTGCTCGTCAGCGGCGGCTCCATGGCGAACATCCTCGCACTCGCCGTGGCGCGCCACGCCACCTGTGGCTTTGACGTGCGCGAAGCCGGACTGCACAACAGTCCGCGACTCACCGTATACACCTCAAGCGAAATCCACAGCTGGGCACAAAAAGCCGTCGAACTGTTCGGCATGGGGAACGCTTCGCTGCGCCGAGTGCCGGTCAACGACGACCTGCGCGTGAATGTCGACGCCATGCGCACCATGATTGCCGCCGATCGCGCCGCCGGCATGCGTCCCATCTGCGTGATTGGCTCCGCCGGCACGGTGAACAGTGGTGCGATTGACGATCTCAACGCACTCGCCGATCTCGCCGCGAGCGAAAAACTCTGGTTCCACGTGGACGGTGCCTTTGGCGCGCTCGCCGCGCTTTCGCCAGCGCTCAAACCGCGCGTCGCCGGCATGGAACGCGCCGACTCCGTGGCGTTTGATCTCCATAAATGGGGCTATCTCCCCTATGAGATTGCCTGCTTTCTTGTACGAGACGCCGAGGCGCATCGGTCAACGTTCGCCGTTACGCCCACCTATTTGCGCGACGAAGGCCGTGGCGTGATTGCCGGCGGACTGCCCTTTGCCGATCGCGGCCCCGAGCTCACGCGTGGGTTCAAGGCGCTCAAGGTCTGGATGACGTTCAAGGCCGAAGGGGTGGCGCGCATTGCCGACGTGATTGAGCAGAACGTGGCGCAGGCCGTGGCCTTCGCAGAACGCCTCGCGCGCATTCCGCACGTCGTGGTCGTAGCACCGGTGTCACTCAACGTGGTCTGCTGGCGCGCGATTCCGCCGAACGCGACGGATAGCGAAGCCGACGATTTCAATAAAGAACTGTTGCTTCGTATTCAGGAAGGCGGTGTCGCAGTCCCAAGCGGTTCACAGCTCGGCGGACGCTACATCATTCGCGTGGCCTGCTCGAATCATCGCAGCACCTGGGCGGATTTCGAAACGCTGCTCGACGGTGTGGCTCGGATCACGCGCGAGATGCTGTCAGAACGCAGCGCTTAA
- a CDS encoding aminotransferase class V-fold PLP-dependent enzyme, with the protein MTDRRTFVKSLAGAGVSLPMMRDNAFARLFKANAIAGERSPLEVAEDETYWSQIQRAFDADRTMINLNNGGISPTPSHVLEQLFRDLRFTNELPVEHMWRVLEPRMESTRRDLAKEFGCDPEEMAVVRNASEANEIMIFGLDLKRGDEVLLTNQNYPRMITSWEQRVRREGIVLKQISFKVPPPSDEYIVEQFRQAITPRTKVIEVTHITNLTGQILPVRKIVDMARPLGIEVFVDGAHAFNHFPFKRDDLDCDYYGTSLHKWTLAPIGTGFLYVRQSKIAKLWSLMGSVSANQANIRKYEEIGTHPQANFNAVSAAVAFSRGIGAERKIARLRYLRNRWANRLLAESDRVEVLTPLTGEKSGAICLFNVKGIEPGKLGGWLLDKYKIVNTPIVHPEFRGIRITPNVYTMVEEIDTFADAVTKAIKKGIV; encoded by the coding sequence ATGACCGATCGTCGCACGTTCGTGAAGAGCCTGGCCGGCGCGGGTGTCTCGTTGCCGATGATGCGCGACAATGCCTTTGCGCGATTGTTCAAGGCGAACGCGATTGCTGGCGAACGGTCGCCGCTCGAGGTGGCGGAGGACGAGACGTACTGGAGTCAGATCCAGCGCGCCTTCGACGCCGACCGCACGATGATCAACTTGAACAACGGCGGCATTTCGCCGACGCCGAGCCATGTGCTCGAGCAGTTGTTCCGCGATCTGCGCTTTACCAACGAGCTGCCGGTGGAGCACATGTGGCGCGTGCTCGAGCCGCGCATGGAGAGCACGCGACGCGATCTCGCCAAGGAATTCGGATGCGACCCCGAAGAAATGGCCGTCGTGCGCAACGCCAGCGAAGCGAACGAGATCATGATTTTCGGTCTCGACCTCAAGCGCGGCGACGAAGTGTTGCTCACTAACCAGAACTATCCGCGCATGATCACCTCGTGGGAGCAGCGCGTGCGCCGCGAGGGGATTGTGCTCAAGCAGATCTCCTTCAAGGTGCCGCCGCCGAGCGACGAGTATATCGTCGAGCAGTTCCGGCAGGCGATTACGCCGCGCACCAAGGTGATTGAGGTCACGCACATCACCAACCTCACGGGCCAGATTTTGCCGGTGCGCAAGATTGTGGACATGGCGCGCCCGCTTGGCATCGAGGTGTTTGTGGACGGCGCGCACGCGTTCAATCACTTCCCGTTCAAGCGCGACGATCTCGACTGCGACTACTACGGCACGAGTTTGCATAAATGGACGCTGGCGCCGATCGGTACCGGATTCCTCTATGTGCGTCAGTCGAAGATTGCGAAGCTCTGGTCGCTGATGGGCTCAGTGAGCGCCAATCAGGCGAACATTCGCAAGTACGAAGAGATTGGCACGCACCCGCAGGCCAACTTCAATGCCGTGAGCGCGGCCGTCGCGTTCAGTCGCGGGATTGGCGCCGAACGCAAGATTGCACGGTTGCGGTATCTGCGAAATCGTTGGGCCAACCGACTCCTTGCCGAGAGCGATCGCGTGGAAGTGCTGACGCCGCTCACCGGCGAGAAGAGCGGCGCCATCTGCTTGTTCAATGTGAAGGGGATTGAGCCTGGTAAACTCGGCGGCTGGCTTCTCGATAAGTACAAGATTGTAAACACGCCCATTGTGCATCCGGAGTTTCGGGGCATTCGCATTACGCCCAACGTGTACACGATGGTGGAGGAGATTGACACGTTTGCGGATGCGGTCACGAAGGCGATCAAGAAAGGCATTGTATAA
- a CDS encoding sialidase yields MRAFSCVRVVSALVLSACIAVPALAQRGGGRGGSGGAQAVQPPRFDYVGPDNGGRIASVAGIPGDSMTYYFGAASGGVWKTTDGARTFQPIFDDQSSQAIGALAVAPSNSRVVWAGTGEAWAIRDADVMGDGVYKSNDAGATWTNMGLKETGRIGKIIVHPTNPNIVYVCALGRATGPQQERGVYRTTDGGTNWQRVLFVNENTGCSGLSIDKSDPKNLIAGTWEVVMHTYAMYSGGAGSGVYVSHDSGSTWARQSDAAGMPKSPLGKVDVAIAPSNGKRMYALIQTPTQGSVWRSDDGGKKWKVVSWDRSLIGRAGYYIRIDVNPQNDLEVLIANSTFKRSYDGGETWPLSDRGCGDCHDIWMDPRNPSHWVTTGDGGAGITRNHGVSFNQFSLPVGQMYHVAIDDQMPYWIYSNKQDDSRSVRASSAAQMTVSNVPGYGRGGARGAGAGRGGAASAPDGDNAAADFGGFGARGGGVSPWQGPLGGCESGFTIPTPGNTDVVWATCYGNTVTRYDHKMGQVRSVSPWRHTLDFEPNNSKYRCHWTPPLAIDPFDPQTVYYGCQVIFKTSNGGQSWNVISPDLSTNDPTRIVSSGGIIGDNLGQFYGEVVFSIAPSEIKRGLVWAGTNDGKIWYTADGGKQWNDVSKNVTGMAPWATIRRIEPSRFDAGTAYVVADYHMMDDRKPYIFKTADFGKTWTRISDGLPQDHPLAYAMSIAENPNRKGMLFASTGHEIFYSLNDGAKWTKLDAGLPAAPASWITINKHQHDVVVSTYGRGLWVLRDITLLEQSDKQVADAPIRIFEPRPGLRTARGGSADVTFTLKDAPRDSLAIEIVDSAGTVVRTLRTLARAGTNRVTWDLRHEGPKQPELRTTPPDNPRIWDEPRFKNKDTRIVDHWGIQQPQRAGALAAPGRYSVKIVSGNATATQAFTVAKDPSLPSNIADLQAATSAQVRAVSAINGTVDLINRLEVLRKQIEDLTAADGTSAATKARLAEVEAKALEVELQLLSRTELHSDDKWFTERHKLYLGLIWLSAEVGTGGGDVAGGAEYRPTDAQAATLGELEKDLSVAKAAFTKLMEKDVKAFNAAKGPQLSDILAKKAVPAILP; encoded by the coding sequence ATGCGTGCTTTCTCGTGTGTGCGTGTAGTGTCCGCGCTGGTTCTGTCGGCGTGTATCGCCGTTCCCGCGCTCGCGCAGCGCGGCGGTGGGCGCGGCGGTAGTGGTGGCGCACAGGCGGTGCAGCCGCCGCGCTTCGACTATGTGGGACCCGACAACGGCGGGCGCATTGCATCGGTGGCGGGCATCCCCGGCGATTCCATGACCTACTACTTCGGTGCGGCCTCCGGTGGCGTGTGGAAGACCACCGACGGCGCGCGCACTTTTCAGCCGATCTTTGACGACCAGTCGTCGCAGGCCATTGGCGCGCTCGCCGTGGCACCGTCCAACTCACGTGTGGTGTGGGCGGGGACCGGTGAAGCGTGGGCCATTCGCGACGCCGACGTCATGGGCGACGGCGTGTACAAATCCAACGACGCTGGCGCGACGTGGACGAACATGGGGCTCAAGGAAACGGGGCGCATTGGCAAAATCATTGTGCATCCCACCAACCCCAACATCGTCTACGTCTGCGCACTCGGCCGCGCGACGGGGCCGCAGCAGGAGCGCGGCGTGTATCGCACCACGGACGGCGGCACCAACTGGCAACGGGTGCTTTTTGTCAATGAAAACACAGGCTGCTCTGGGTTATCGATCGACAAGAGCGATCCGAAAAATCTTATTGCTGGCACGTGGGAAGTGGTGATGCACACGTACGCCATGTACAGCGGCGGCGCGGGCAGTGGTGTGTACGTCTCGCACGACAGCGGTTCCACCTGGGCACGGCAGTCTGATGCGGCGGGGATGCCCAAGTCGCCACTCGGCAAAGTGGATGTGGCCATCGCGCCGTCGAACGGCAAGCGGATGTACGCGCTCATTCAAACGCCCACGCAGGGCTCCGTGTGGCGCAGCGACGACGGCGGCAAGAAGTGGAAAGTGGTGAGTTGGGATCGCTCGCTCATTGGGCGCGCGGGCTACTACATCCGTATTGACGTCAATCCGCAGAACGATCTCGAAGTGTTGATTGCCAACTCCACCTTCAAGCGCTCGTACGACGGCGGCGAAACGTGGCCGCTCAGCGATCGCGGGTGTGGCGATTGCCACGATATCTGGATGGATCCGCGCAATCCGTCGCACTGGGTGACCACGGGTGACGGCGGCGCCGGCATCACGCGCAATCACGGCGTGAGCTTCAATCAGTTCTCGCTCCCCGTGGGGCAGATGTACCACGTGGCGATCGACGACCAAATGCCGTACTGGATCTACAGCAACAAGCAAGACGACAGCCGCTCGGTGCGCGCCTCGAGCGCGGCGCAGATGACGGTGAGCAATGTGCCTGGCTATGGGCGCGGCGGTGCGCGCGGAGCAGGGGCGGGGCGTGGCGGTGCGGCCAGTGCCCCTGACGGAGACAACGCGGCTGCAGACTTCGGCGGCTTCGGGGCTCGAGGCGGTGGCGTATCGCCATGGCAGGGACCGCTCGGTGGCTGCGAATCGGGTTTCACGATTCCAACGCCTGGCAACACCGACGTCGTGTGGGCCACCTGCTACGGAAACACGGTCACGCGTTACGATCATAAAATGGGGCAGGTGCGTTCGGTGAGTCCGTGGCGGCACACGCTCGACTTTGAACCGAACAATTCCAAGTATCGCTGCCACTGGACGCCGCCACTCGCCATTGATCCGTTCGATCCGCAGACCGTGTACTACGGCTGTCAGGTGATTTTCAAAACGTCGAACGGCGGACAGAGCTGGAACGTGATCAGTCCCGATTTGTCCACCAACGATCCCACGCGCATCGTCTCGAGCGGCGGCATCATCGGCGACAACCTCGGCCAGTTCTACGGCGAAGTGGTCTTTTCGATTGCGCCAAGTGAGATCAAGCGCGGCTTGGTGTGGGCTGGCACGAACGACGGCAAGATCTGGTACACCGCCGACGGCGGCAAGCAGTGGAACGATGTGAGCAAGAACGTCACGGGGATGGCGCCGTGGGCCACGATTCGTCGCATTGAACCGTCGCGCTTCGATGCCGGCACCGCGTATGTGGTGGCGGATTACCACATGATGGACGACCGCAAGCCGTACATCTTCAAGACCGCCGACTTTGGCAAGACGTGGACGCGCATCAGCGACGGGCTTCCACAGGATCATCCGCTCGCGTACGCCATGAGCATTGCCGAAAACCCGAATCGCAAGGGTATGCTCTTTGCGAGCACGGGGCACGAAATATTCTATTCGCTCAACGATGGTGCCAAGTGGACGAAGCTCGACGCCGGGCTTCCGGCGGCGCCGGCGTCGTGGATCACCATCAACAAGCACCAGCACGATGTGGTCGTCTCGACCTATGGGCGCGGGCTCTGGGTGCTGCGCGACATCACGCTGTTGGAGCAATCGGACAAGCAGGTGGCCGACGCCCCGATTCGTATTTTTGAACCGCGTCCCGGCCTTCGCACGGCGCGCGGTGGAAGTGCGGATGTCACCTTCACGCTCAAGGACGCGCCGCGCGATTCGCTCGCCATTGAGATTGTGGACTCGGCTGGTACGGTGGTGCGCACCCTGCGGACGCTGGCGCGTGCCGGCACCAATCGCGTGACGTGGGATCTGCGGCACGAAGGGCCCAAACAGCCGGAGTTGCGCACGACGCCGCCCGATAACCCGCGCATTTGGGACGAGCCGCGCTTCAAGAACAAAGACACGCGCATTGTCGATCACTGGGGCATTCAGCAACCGCAGCGCGCGGGTGCCTTGGCGGCGCCGGGGCGGTATTCCGTGAAAATCGTGTCAGGTAACGCCACGGCGACGCAGGCATTCACGGTGGCCAAGGATCCCTCGTTGCCGAGCAACATCGCGGATTTGCAGGCGGCCACGTCGGCGCAGGTGCGGGCGGTGAGCGCCATTAATGGCACGGTGGATCTCATCAACCGGCTTGAGGTGTTGCGTAAGCAGATCGAGGATCTCACTGCGGCCGACGGCACGAGCGCAGCCACCAAGGCGCGACTCGCGGAGGTGGAGGCGAAAGCGCTCGAAGTGGAGCTGCAGTTACTGTCGCGCACTGAGCTCCACAGCGACGACAAGTGGTTCACCGAACGGCACAAACTCTACCTCGGGTTGATCTGGCTGTCGGCCGAGGTGGGTACGGGCGGCGGCGACGTGGCGGGCGGCGCTGAGTATCGGCCGACGGACGCGCAGGCGGCCACGCTCGGGGAGCTCGAAAAGGATCTGAGCGTGGCGAAAGCCGCGTTCACGAAGCTGATGGAGAAGGACGTGAAGGCCTTCAACGCGGCAAAGGGACCACAGTTGTCCGACATTCTGGCCAAAAAGGCGGTGCCGGCGATCCTGCCGTAG
- a CDS encoding EVE domain-containing protein, whose product MFSPRAKGERRYWLVKSEPEVFSFDDLLAAPARTTCWDGVRNYAARNFMRDGMKKGDMAFYYHSNADPQVIAGICEVVREGYADHTATTRGHDHFDPDSDAANPTWMMVDVRAIAKIPQPVSLKAIKARADLATMALIRVSRLSVVPVTAAEWRTICMMGGVRGE is encoded by the coding sequence GTGTTCTCGCCGCGCGCGAAAGGCGAGCGACGCTATTGGTTAGTGAAAAGCGAGCCCGAGGTCTTTTCGTTTGACGATCTACTCGCGGCGCCCGCGCGCACTACGTGCTGGGACGGCGTGCGCAACTATGCGGCGCGTAACTTTATGCGCGACGGCATGAAGAAGGGCGACATGGCTTTTTACTACCACTCCAACGCCGATCCGCAGGTCATTGCCGGCATCTGCGAAGTGGTGCGCGAGGGCTACGCGGACCACACCGCCACGACGCGCGGTCACGATCACTTCGATCCCGACAGCGACGCGGCGAATCCCACCTGGATGATGGTGGATGTGCGCGCGATCGCGAAAATCCCGCAGCCGGTCTCGCTGAAAGCCATCAAGGCGCGCGCCGATCTCGCGACGATGGCGCTCATTCGCGTGAGTCGTCTGTCGGTGGTGCCGGTGACGGCGGCGGAGTGGCGCACCATCTGCATGATGGGCGGCGTGCGCGGCGAGTAA